TTGGCCGCCAGACGCCGCCGCAACTCCTCGCCCGTGGCCAGATGGTCGAACCGGGTGTCGCGCAGCACCGTGCGCGGTATCTCGAAGCTGGGCGATCCCAGCAGGCCCACGCCTTCGCGTACGGGTCCGTCGACGGGGACCATGACCTTGGTCGCGAGCAGGCAGTTCTCGCCCGTGCGCCCGCTCGGGGGGTAGGCGATGTTGTTGCCGAGGAAGTTGCTCGGCCCGATCACGGTCCTGGAGCAGCGGAAGGACGTGCTGGAGAAGTCGGCGTTGATGATGGACAGGCCGTCGGCGACCATCGTTCCACCGCCGACGGTGCTCAGATAAGGGCTGTCGTGCTTGACCAGCGTGCCGAAGTTCGACCCTGTCTGCTCGATGCGGCACAGGTCGTACCCCAGGCAGCGCAGATAGTGCACGATCGCGGAGCTGTCCCCGAACAGCGTGGTGAAGAACCTGATGTTGGTCAGCCGCAGAATGGCCCGCTGGATTCCGTAGTGGAAGCCGTAAAGGGGATAGACCTTGTACGGCTTGATCACCAGGCCGAGCAGCCGCGGCAGCGTGCCCACCAGGAGCAGCCCCACCAGCAGGGCGCCGAAGAAGGCCACCAGGGAGGCCACCAGGGCGTCGAGGAAGAACATGGGACCGGTGACCGCCGGGGTCACCGGGTTCAGCACCCCGCTCAGCCGCGGCATGACCGTGAGCACCAGGCTCACACCCGCCACTGTCAGCGGCAGGTACAACAGCAGCAAGGCCGCCAACTGGCCCAGACTGTAGAGGATCCTGCGCAGGGTTCCGCACTCGGCGGGCGCGACGGCCGCGTAGTCGGTCGTCGCCGGCTGCGCCGGCGAACCGTGCCAGGTCTCACCAGCGGGAACGCACTGTCCCGGCTGCAGGGACGAGGCATGGCCGAGTCGGGAGCCGTCGCCCATCGATGTGTCGATGTCGAGCACGGTCTGCTCATGGACGGTCACCTCCGCGCCCAGGGTGACCGGTCCCGTCTCGATCCATCCGTCGTGCGCCCGGTAGCACGAGAGGAACACGTCCTTGCGGACAAGGGCATCGCGGCCGACGGTGAACAGATCAGTACAGACAGGTACGGTGCGCGACAGGATCGTCACGCCCTTGCCGATGTGCGCGCCGAGAGCCCTCAGATACAGCACATACAGCGGTGAACCGGCGAGCAGCCGTGCCGGACTGGTCCGGATCAAGGACTTCACGCACCAGAAACGCAGATAACCAGGACTCCACACACGGATCTTGCACCGGGTGAAGCGGCCGACGAGCGCCCACTTCGCGACGATCGGAAGGGCACACAGGCCGAAGAACACCGCGACGCCGAAGAGGACCGCCCTGACGTAGAGCTCCACCGCCCCCGAGCCCGCCACGACCCACTCGTAGCCCTCGATGGCGACGAGAGCCCCCAGACAGGAGAAGACCAGGAAAAGGAGTAGCTGGGCCGCCCCGCAGAGCAGATACGGCAGGGTCCGCACCCCGGACTCATCCGACTCGGCCGACGCCTCGCCGGCGGCCTGGACCGACGTGTGCGCGACAGTGGCCGGCGGCGGGTGAGCCGGAGCCGTGGAGACGTCACTTCCCGGAAACGCGGCGGCCAGGCTGCGGATCGTCGAATGCGCGTAGACGTCCTTCATCGACACCGTCGGCAGGTCGTCCCGCTTGCGCACCCGCGCGCAGAACTGCGCCATCACCAGCGAATCAGCACCCAGATCATCGAAGAAGTGGCTCTCGATCGGCACCTGCTCCACCCGCAGGACGCCGGCCAGCACCTCGGCCAAGCGCACATCCGTGCCGGCCGGCGAGCGGGCCGCCGTCCCGGCAGCCGCCGCGTCACCTCCGCCCCGGGAAGGGGCCGTACCCGGGAAGGCCGCGGCCAGGCTGCGGATCGTCGAATGCGCGTAGACGTCCTTCATCGACACCGTCGGCAGGTCGTCCCGCTTGCGCACCCGCGCGCAGAACTGCGCCATCACCAGCGAATCAGCACCCAGGTCGGTGAAGAAGTCGCTGTCGACCGGTGCCTCGCGAGTCTGCAGTACGTCGGCCAGCACCTCTGCCAGCAGGGACTCGATACCGCGTGAGATCCCGACCCTGGCCGTACTGCCTGTCCCGACCTGGGCCGTCTCGGTCCCGGCGGTGTCCGTGTCCGCATGGGCGGCACGGGCACCGCTGCGAGGACTCACGGCCGTTCCCCCGAAACCCATGGGCCCGCGTCGGCCCGAAGCGCGATTACCGGGTCATGGGCGCCGATCCGAGCGCCTTCCGTCAAGAACATTACGAACTCACCCGCAGTCGGTGCTGCCTCCGTCGGCTGTTCCGCGTCAAACGTCTCTTCTTCGATTAAGCCCGATCGGACCACTTCTGTCCTGCCACGCGACCCCTTGAGCCGATGGGGTGGTCACTGGCGCACGACCGTGCCGCAACGGCCACCGCAGTCGCCCGACCAGCACGATGGACGGTCTGCACCGCCGTGAACGGCACGGCGGCAGCTCAAGGAGGTTCCGTGACCGCCCAGCCGCAGTCCGACGAGTCGCCGCGCCACGACGACCTCCGCGCCATGTTCGTCAACTGCACGCTCAAGCGGTCACCGGAGGTCAGCAACACCGAAGGGCTGATCGACAAGAGCCGCGCCATCATGGAAGCCAACGGCGTCACCACCGAACTCGTCCGGGCCATCGACCACGACATCGCGACCGGCGTATGGCCCGACATGACCGAGCACGGGTGGGCCACCGACGAATGGCCCGCACTGTACGAGCGGGTGATGGCGGCCGACATCCTGGTGCTGGCCGGGGCGATCTGGCTCGGTGACAACAGCTCCGTGATGAAGCGGGTCATCGAGCGGCTCTACGCATGCTCGTCTCAGCTCAACGACCGTGGGCAGTACGCCTATTACGGACGCGTCGGCGGATGCCTGATCACCGGGAACGAGGACGGCGTCAAGCACTGCGCCATGAACGTCCTCTACAGCCTCCAGCACCTCGGGTACACCATCCCGCCCCAGGCCGACGCGGGCTGGATCGGAGAGGCCGGGCCAGGGCCCTCCTACCTCGACCCCGGCTCGGGCGGACCCGAGAACGACTTCACCAACCGCAACACCACCTTCATGACGTGGAACCTGATGCACCTCGCCACCATGCTCAAGCAGGCCGGCGGCATCCCCGCCCATGGCAACCAGCGCTCCGGGTGGGACGCGGGCTGCCGCTTCGACTACCCGAACCCCGAGCACAGGTAGTAGGCGAGCGGTGGGCGGGAGGGCGCCCCGCCACCCGCCACCCGCCGGACGTCTCGGACGGCAGATGGCCGAGACGTTCGCCGAGGCCCATCGGCTTCACCGCGATCCGCGGCGCTGGGAGATCGACCACGGATCAGGGCCCACACGTGTCCTATGTCACGATGTGGGCCCTTTCACGTAGAACACGGCACAGAGCACAGGATGAAGACCGGCACGGAGGACGAAAAACGGGCCCTCACCAAGACTTCCGTCCTTGGCGAGAACCCGTTTCATCGGTTTCTCATGGTGCGCGAGGGGGGAGTTGAACCCCCACGCCCTTGCGGGCACTGGAACCTGAATCCAGCGCGTCTGCCTATTCCGCCACCCGCGCATTGGGTGTTGCCGCCCCACCCCCACCTTTTCGGTGCGAGCGCCTTGCGACATGCAGAACACTAGCACGCTGCGGAGGGTCCGTTCACATGCGTTTGTTTCGCCTCCGGCTGGTGGAGGAGACAAGGAGGAGTGCCGGAGACAGGGCGGGGCCCACGACCGACAGGAGGGGGCTCTCGACCGACAGTGCGAGGTACGGAGAGTGGACAGGCAGGGGCATTCGGTCGCACAGCGTGATGGGCGGGGCGACCGGCGGGCAGGGCACCCTGAAGGGGTTCGCCACCTCACACCCGAGGAGCTTCCCCGGTGCGGGACACTGTGAGGAGGCCGCATCTACGATCCGTATGGCGATCCGTGTGAGAGGTGACACTCATCGACGGGGCAGGGAAGGGGAACCAGCCGTTTTCCCCACGCGTGGATACGATCGGTAAGCAGTACCAGGGCGACAACACCGGAGGAGGTGCCCCATGGGAGTCATGAAGCGTTTCGAGCAGCGACTCGAAGGCCTGGTCAACGGCACCTTCGCCAAGGTCTTCAAGTCCGAGGTGCAGCCCGTCGAGATCGCGGGCGCCCTCCAGCGCGAGTGCGACAACAACGCCACTATCTGGAACCGCGAGCGGACCGTCGTCCCCAACGACTTCATCGTGGAGCTGAGCACGCCGGACTTCGAGCGCCTCAGCCCCTACTCGGGCCAGCTCGGCGACGAGCTCTCCGGCATGGTCCGGGACTACGCCAAGCAGCAGCGGTACACCTTCATGGGCCCGATCAAGGTCCATCTGGAGAAGGCGGACGACCTCGACACCGGTCTGTACCGGGTCCGCAGCCGCACACTCGCGTCGAGTACGTCACAGTCGCCCGACCGCGTGCCGGACCGCGGCCCCGCCGCCGGCGGCCCCCAGGGCTTCTCCCCGAGCGCCCCGCAGGGCGGGGGTTACGGTTACCCTCCTGCTGCGGCACCTCCCATGCCGTCGGCACCACCACCCGGGACGAACCGGCCGGGCTCCACTCCCGGGCGCCCGGGAGGCTCGGCGCCCGGCGCCCAGGTGCGCCGCTGGATCGAGATCAACGGCAACCGTCACCAGATCTCACGCCCGACGATGGTGCTGGGCCGCAGCACCGACGCGGACGTACGGATCGACGACCCCGGCGTATCCCGCCGCCACTGCGAGATCCGGACCGGCACGCCCTCGACGATCCAGGATCTCGGGTCCACCAACGGCATCGTGGTGGACGGGCAGCACACCACCCGCGCTACGCTCCGCGACGGCTCGCGGATCGTCGTGGGCAGCACAACCATCGTTTACCGGCAAGCCGAAGGGTGAAGCGGGGGCAATGTCAGAGCTGACCCTGACGGTCATGCGGCTGGGTTTCCTGGCCGTTCTGTGGCTGTTCGTCATCGTGGCCGTACAGGTCATCCGCAGCGACCTGTTCGGTACGCGCGTCACCCAGCGCGGCTCGCGCCGGGGCGCCGAGAACCGGCAGCAGCAGACCGGCACCGCGACCGGCCGCCAGCCGTCCGCGCCCCCGCAGCAGCGCCAGCAGCAGGCCGGCCGCCAGCGCCGCGGGGCCCCGACCAAGCTGGTGGTCTCAGAGGGCAGCCTCACGGGCACCACGGTCGCACTGCAGGGGCAGACCATCACGCTGGGCCGCGCGCACGACTCGACCATCGTCCTGGACGACGACTACGCGTCGAGCCGGCATGCCAGGATCTATCCCGACCGTGACGGACAGTGGATCGTCGAGGACCTGGGGTCGACCAACGGCACCTATCTCGACCGTGCCC
This DNA window, taken from Streptomyces sp. SCSIO 30461, encodes the following:
- a CDS encoding Pls/PosA family non-ribosomal peptide synthetase, which translates into the protein MSPRSGARAAHADTDTAGTETAQVGTGSTARVGISRGIESLLAEVLADVLQTREAPVDSDFFTDLGADSLVMAQFCARVRKRDDLPTVSMKDVYAHSTIRSLAAAFPGTAPSRGGGDAAAAGTAARSPAGTDVRLAEVLAGVLRVEQVPIESHFFDDLGADSLVMAQFCARVRKRDDLPTVSMKDVYAHSTIRSLAAAFPGSDVSTAPAHPPPATVAHTSVQAAGEASAESDESGVRTLPYLLCGAAQLLLFLVFSCLGALVAIEGYEWVVAGSGAVELYVRAVLFGVAVFFGLCALPIVAKWALVGRFTRCKIRVWSPGYLRFWCVKSLIRTSPARLLAGSPLYVLYLRALGAHIGKGVTILSRTVPVCTDLFTVGRDALVRKDVFLSCYRAHDGWIETGPVTLGAEVTVHEQTVLDIDTSMGDGSRLGHASSLQPGQCVPAGETWHGSPAQPATTDYAAVAPAECGTLRRILYSLGQLAALLLLYLPLTVAGVSLVLTVMPRLSGVLNPVTPAVTGPMFFLDALVASLVAFFGALLVGLLLVGTLPRLLGLVIKPYKVYPLYGFHYGIQRAILRLTNIRFFTTLFGDSSAIVHYLRCLGYDLCRIEQTGSNFGTLVKHDSPYLSTVGGGTMVADGLSIINADFSSTSFRCSRTVIGPSNFLGNNIAYPPSGRTGENCLLATKVMVPVDGPVREGVGLLGSPSFEIPRTVLRDTRFDHLATGEELRRRLAAKNRHNAVTASLHLVARWFHFFVLALIAMAAIDLYHLHGAPVLGLASLLTMAFTVVFFTLVERAVTGFRSLEPLYCSIYDPAFWSHERFWKLTSHRYMQVFNGTPFKSLVWRLLGTKVGRHVFDDGCTLIERTLVSIGDECTLNAASVIQSHSQEDGAFKSDHVTIGHGVTLGVGAFVHYGTTVGDRAQLAADTFLMKGEEVPPRARWGGNPAAELASP
- a CDS encoding flavodoxin family protein, producing the protein MFVNCTLKRSPEVSNTEGLIDKSRAIMEANGVTTELVRAIDHDIATGVWPDMTEHGWATDEWPALYERVMAADILVLAGAIWLGDNSSVMKRVIERLYACSSQLNDRGQYAYYGRVGGCLITGNEDGVKHCAMNVLYSLQHLGYTIPPQADAGWIGEAGPGPSYLDPGSGGPENDFTNRNTTFMTWNLMHLATMLKQAGGIPAHGNQRSGWDAGCRFDYPNPEHR
- a CDS encoding DUF3662 and FHA domain-containing protein; the protein is MGVMKRFEQRLEGLVNGTFAKVFKSEVQPVEIAGALQRECDNNATIWNRERTVVPNDFIVELSTPDFERLSPYSGQLGDELSGMVRDYAKQQRYTFMGPIKVHLEKADDLDTGLYRVRSRTLASSTSQSPDRVPDRGPAAGGPQGFSPSAPQGGGYGYPPAAAPPMPSAPPPGTNRPGSTPGRPGGSAPGAQVRRWIEINGNRHQISRPTMVLGRSTDADVRIDDPGVSRRHCEIRTGTPSTIQDLGSTNGIVVDGQHTTRATLRDGSRIVVGSTTIVYRQAEG
- a CDS encoding FHA domain-containing protein; translated protein: MSELTLTVMRLGFLAVLWLFVIVAVQVIRSDLFGTRVTQRGSRRGAENRQQQTGTATGRQPSAPPQQRQQQAGRQRRGAPTKLVVSEGSLTGTTVALQGQTITLGRAHDSTIVLDDDYASSRHARIYPDRDGQWIVEDLGSTNGTYLDRARLATPTPIPLGAPIRIGKTVIELRK